The Corallococcus silvisoli genome has a segment encoding these proteins:
- the scpB gene encoding SMC-Scp complex subunit ScpB has translation MTTGNGPDDGDEMPAPGTPGGPGQFSEEEIAAVTGPGPDEAELDGVEPAAIEEDSDDSVPDLQSSFEKLVSKSRNLSADRIRTVLESVLFVAERPLSVDELYQATGISRDAIPVALDQLSGIHREGISGVVLYEVASGWQFRTDPHSAEYVRRYLRVKPQRLTRAAVETLAIIAYRQPVTRPELEDIRGVDCGAVLKALMDRKLVKILGKREEVGRPILYGTTREFLEFFALKDLSALPTLREFHELTQEHRDIVEKEAAPPAPPASGTVAALSDPGFTKRMEKNEAASEAALEELEEAMAAAERSQKVSSSILESPPSPEKGDSEGPKPE, from the coding sequence GGAGGAGATCGCCGCCGTCACCGGCCCCGGGCCCGACGAGGCGGAGCTGGACGGGGTGGAGCCCGCGGCCATCGAGGAGGACTCGGACGACAGCGTCCCGGACCTCCAGAGCTCCTTCGAGAAGCTGGTCTCCAAGAGCCGCAACCTGTCCGCGGACCGCATCCGCACCGTGCTGGAGAGCGTGCTCTTCGTCGCGGAGCGGCCCCTGTCCGTGGACGAGCTCTACCAGGCCACCGGCATCTCCCGGGACGCCATCCCCGTGGCGCTCGATCAGCTCTCCGGCATCCACCGCGAGGGCATCAGCGGCGTCGTGCTGTACGAGGTGGCGAGCGGGTGGCAGTTCCGCACGGACCCTCACTCCGCGGAGTACGTCCGGCGCTACCTCCGGGTGAAGCCGCAGCGGCTCACCCGCGCGGCCGTGGAGACCCTGGCCATCATCGCGTACCGCCAGCCCGTCACCCGGCCCGAGCTGGAGGACATCCGCGGCGTGGACTGCGGCGCGGTGCTCAAGGCGCTGATGGACCGCAAGCTGGTGAAAATCCTGGGCAAGCGGGAAGAAGTCGGCCGCCCCATTCTTTATGGAACCACGCGCGAGTTCCTGGAGTTCTTCGCGCTGAAGGACCTGTCCGCGCTGCCCACGCTCCGGGAATTCCATGAATTGACCCAGGAGCACCGGGACATCGTGGAGAAGGAGGCGGCGCCGCCGGCACCGCCCGCGTCCGGGACGGTGGCGGCGCTGTCGGACCCGGGGTTCACGAAGCGGATGGAGAAGAACGAGGCGGCCAGCGAGGCCGCATTGGAGGAACTGGAGGAGGCCATGGCGGCGGCGGAGCGCAGCCAGAAGGTCAGCTCCAGCATCCTGGAAAGCCCCCCATCGCCCGAGAAGGGTGATAGCGAGGGCCCCAAGCCCGAGTGA
- a CDS encoding pseudouridine synthase gives MAAERLQKYLARAGVASRRHAEELITSGRVGVNNETVTELGSRVEPGTDLVTVDGKLVTPPEESSYYLLYKPVGVVTTLSDPQGRPTVASYVEETGRRLFPVGRLDYDAEGALLFTDDGALAHKLTHPSFQVPRTYLAKVKGVPDMPTLEKLRGGVRLEDGMATPVSVDIFEKAERNTWLKIVVAEGRPHLIKRLCAAVGHPVVRLFRPAYAGVGVEGLRPGELRPLKVAEVNQLNEVADGRAQPSAAELRLPPRRHGRHAPGFNGADDDEAELSMDDDAPVAPRKAERADKKPASGVKTREARPERKDWKGVQDGGTRPPKFAKRGATLATDDDADLDADVPSFDDDGEEMTESDAAEGATYGKAARGAGRFSKPEGERAPRGASRGGKPAGGAEGGAPRGGGRFGKPAGGDAAGARGGGRFGKPAGRFGDEGGARGGARFGKPAGAGRGGDEAPRGRFGKPAGAGRDGDEAPRGRFGKPAGAAARGPSRFGSDEGGARGGARFGKPAGAGRGGDEGGARGGGRFGKPAGRFGDEGGARGGGARFGKPAGRFGSDEGGARGGGARFGKPAGRFGSDEGGARGGGARFGKPAGRFGSDEGAPRGGGRFGKPAGAGRSGDDSAPRGRFSKPGGDESPRRGGFGKPAGGARFGDEGGARRGGFGKPAGRFGSDEGGARGGARFGKPAGRFGDEGGAPRGRFGKPAGRGGDEGGAPRGGARFGKPAGGARFGGDEGGARGGARFGKPAGGARFGKPAGRFGSDEGGARGGARFGKPAGAGGASRGEGRPERREWKPRGESAGGAGRPERREWKPRAEGSGSRGASRGGGEPSASASGERIVRAGVKKAPPGEGASFKDWKERKTRDSEPRWNSKAPRGAAGRPAPRGGPRRPR, from the coding sequence ATGGCGGCGGAACGTTTGCAGAAGTACCTGGCTCGCGCGGGAGTGGCTTCGCGCCGGCACGCGGAAGAACTCATCACCAGTGGTCGGGTGGGAGTGAACAACGAGACGGTGACGGAGTTGGGCAGCCGGGTGGAGCCGGGCACGGACCTGGTGACCGTGGATGGGAAGCTCGTCACGCCGCCGGAAGAATCGTCGTACTACCTGCTCTACAAGCCCGTGGGCGTCGTGACGACGCTGTCGGATCCGCAGGGCCGGCCCACGGTGGCCAGCTACGTGGAGGAGACGGGCCGCCGCCTGTTCCCCGTGGGCCGTCTGGACTACGACGCCGAAGGGGCGCTGCTCTTCACGGATGACGGGGCGCTGGCGCACAAGCTCACGCACCCGAGCTTCCAGGTGCCGCGCACGTACCTGGCGAAGGTGAAGGGCGTGCCGGACATGCCCACGCTGGAGAAGCTGCGCGGGGGCGTGCGGCTGGAAGACGGCATGGCGACGCCCGTGTCGGTGGACATCTTCGAGAAGGCCGAGCGCAACACCTGGCTGAAGATCGTGGTGGCGGAAGGCCGTCCTCACCTCATCAAGCGCCTGTGCGCGGCGGTGGGGCACCCGGTGGTGCGCCTGTTCCGTCCGGCCTACGCGGGCGTGGGCGTGGAGGGGCTGCGTCCCGGCGAGCTTCGGCCGCTGAAGGTCGCTGAAGTGAACCAGCTCAACGAGGTGGCGGACGGCCGCGCGCAGCCGTCGGCCGCGGAGCTGCGGCTGCCGCCGCGCCGGCATGGGCGTCACGCGCCGGGCTTCAACGGAGCGGACGACGACGAGGCCGAGCTGTCGATGGACGACGACGCGCCCGTGGCGCCGCGCAAGGCGGAGCGTGCGGACAAGAAGCCCGCGAGCGGCGTGAAGACGCGCGAGGCGCGTCCGGAGCGCAAGGACTGGAAGGGCGTGCAGGACGGAGGCACGCGTCCGCCGAAGTTCGCGAAGCGCGGGGCGACGCTGGCCACGGACGACGACGCGGATCTCGACGCGGACGTGCCGTCGTTCGATGACGACGGTGAGGAGATGACGGAGTCGGACGCCGCGGAGGGAGCCACCTACGGGAAGGCCGCGCGCGGCGCGGGCCGGTTCAGCAAGCCCGAAGGTGAGCGTGCGCCTCGCGGTGCCTCGCGCGGCGGCAAGCCGGCGGGTGGCGCCGAGGGCGGTGCGCCTCGCGGGGGTGGCCGCTTCGGCAAGCCGGCGGGTGGCGATGCGGCGGGCGCACGCGGTGGCGGCCGGTTTGGCAAGCCCGCGGGTCGCTTCGGCGACGAGGGCGGTGCGCGCGGGGGTGCCCGGTTCGGCAAGCCTGCCGGTGCGGGCCGTGGCGGTGACGAGGCGCCTCGCGGCCGGTTCGGCAAGCCTGCTGGTGCGGGCCGTGACGGTGATGAAGCCCCGCGCGGCCGGTTCGGCAAGCCCGCCGGTGCGGCGGCGCGTGGCCCGAGCCGCTTCGGGAGTGACGAGGGCGGCGCGCGCGGTGGCGCCCGCTTCGGCAAGCCTGCGGGTGCAGGCCGTGGCGGTGACGAGGGTGGCGCGCGCGGTGGTGGCCGGTTCGGCAAGCCCGCGGGTCGCTTCGGCGACGAGGGCGGCGCGCGCGGTGGTGGCGCCCGCTTCGGCAAGCCCGCCGGCCGTTTCGGCAGCGACGAGGGCGGCGCGCGCGGTGGTGGCGCCCGCTTCGGCAAGCCTGCTGGCCGTTTCGGCAGCGACGAGGGCGGCGCGCGCGGTGGCGGCGCCCGCTTCGGTAAGCCGGCAGGCCGTTTCGGCAGTGACGAGGGTGCCCCTCGCGGTGGTGGGCGATTCGGCAAGCCCGCCGGTGCGGGCCGTAGCGGCGACGACAGCGCGCCGCGTGGCCGGTTCAGCAAGCCCGGAGGTGACGAGAGCCCCCGTCGCGGTGGTTTCGGCAAGCCCGCCGGTGGCGCACGCTTCGGTGACGAAGGCGGTGCCCGTCGCGGCGGTTTCGGCAAGCCCGCCGGCCGTTTCGGCAGTGACGAGGGTGGCGCGCGCGGGGGTGCCCGCTTCGGCAAGCCCGCCGGCCGCTTCGGTGACGAGGGCGGTGCTCCGCGTGGCCGGTTCGGCAAGCCCGCCGGCCGGGGTGGGGACGAAGGGGGCGCGCCGCGCGGTGGCGCACGCTTCGGCAAGCCCGCCGGTGGCGCCCGCTTCGGCGGTGACGAGGGTGGCGCGCGCGGGGGTGCCCGTTTCGGTAAGCCCGCTGGCGGCGCCCGCTTCGGCAAGCCCGCGGGCCGCTTCGGCAGTGACGAGGGTGGCGCGCGCGGGGGTGCCCGGTTCGGCAAGCCCGCCGGCGCGGGCGGGGCTTCGCGCGGCGAAGGCCGTCCGGAGCGTCGGGAATGGAAGCCTCGCGGCGAGTCCGCTGGCGGCGCGGGCCGTCCGGAGCGCCGGGAGTGGAAGCCTCGCGCGGAGGGCTCCGGCAGCCGGGGCGCTTCTCGCGGCGGCGGTGAACCCTCGGCCAGCGCCTCCGGCGAGCGCATCGTCCGCGCGGGCGTGAAGAAGGCCCCCCCGGGCGAGGGCGCCAGCTTCAAGGACTGGAAAGAGCGAAAGACGCGTGACTCCGAGCCGCGCTGGAACAGCAAGGCGCCTCGGGGAGCGGCAGGCCGCCCGGCCCCGCGCGGTGGTCCCCGCCGTCCTCGCTGA
- a CDS encoding HEAT repeat domain-containing protein, producing the protein MRIRVRPLFLALTLLVGCNGNRDQLLAEIQDPRPEIRAAAVKKLASQNNADDLVLFTRAAKDLSAIVRGEAASALGESQDPRVVDLLGELLEDSDEAVQGQAALALAKVKNDKAKAYLTLQYGRRGRATRKVIVQALKSTNVPGAMASVVAAESKGLWERNLLALTEGALPERVGAAEELGKSGRVEAVNRLLPMVRDSQVILAAAAVRGLGDAGDTRAVAPIALLLDESFPELRESAIGALMKLQDPTAATKLQAVAVEKSSVSPLATDAILTFPRTPATDAALCAIALDGARDEALDAGRAMRARGGCPAEPIAERLARPATAASGLQAVTGLGPAAQALLPKVTPWLNQPDVALRTLAVEAVTHVGDASVAPALQKLYEQEVAGLTALRADWIPQALPQKYGTALDPSAPNAAAAKGKDDARSTKHAQLFERLQALNAARAKEAGRVVVPPRVPSELSDDVEPAKLQPLATLLTGLGALKAPGALEILKGYSDDASPVLRAAALVGLAYLGPEGVEIARTALLEPDRELQKTLALALAEQGESGQLALVASLPKMGGEKLVVLDALSRVGAPPASASEALQGVVKEGGAEAALAAQLLGRMGAKDAVPTLLKALDDSNSVARRDVLLALGAIGDAKSAEVVGRDLFHDLPEIRAAAATALRKMNSGAEAEPLDALKGDYFREVRVAAGANLTKEGTAAGGAQ; encoded by the coding sequence ATGCGAATCCGCGTGCGACCCCTCTTCCTCGCCCTGACCCTCCTCGTCGGGTGCAACGGCAACCGGGATCAGCTCCTCGCGGAGATCCAGGACCCCCGCCCGGAGATCCGCGCCGCGGCCGTGAAGAAGCTGGCCTCGCAGAACAACGCGGACGACCTGGTCCTCTTCACCCGCGCGGCGAAGGACCTCTCCGCCATCGTCCGGGGCGAGGCCGCCAGCGCGCTCGGCGAAAGCCAGGACCCGCGCGTGGTGGACCTGCTCGGCGAACTGCTCGAGGACTCGGACGAGGCCGTGCAAGGGCAGGCAGCCCTGGCGCTCGCCAAGGTGAAGAACGACAAGGCCAAGGCGTACCTCACGCTCCAGTACGGACGGCGGGGCCGCGCCACGCGCAAGGTCATCGTCCAGGCCCTCAAGAGCACGAACGTCCCCGGCGCCATGGCCTCCGTCGTCGCGGCCGAGTCCAAGGGCCTCTGGGAGCGCAACCTCCTCGCCCTCACGGAAGGCGCGCTCCCTGAGCGCGTGGGGGCCGCGGAAGAGCTGGGCAAGAGCGGCCGCGTCGAAGCCGTCAACCGGCTGCTGCCCATGGTGCGCGACAGCCAGGTCATCCTCGCCGCCGCCGCCGTGCGCGGACTGGGGGATGCGGGTGACACGCGCGCGGTGGCCCCCATCGCGCTGCTCCTCGACGAGAGCTTCCCGGAGCTGCGCGAGTCGGCCATCGGCGCGCTGATGAAGCTGCAGGACCCGACGGCCGCCACGAAGCTCCAGGCGGTCGCGGTGGAGAAGAGCTCGGTGAGCCCGCTGGCCACCGACGCCATCCTGACCTTCCCGCGCACGCCCGCCACCGACGCCGCGCTGTGCGCCATCGCGCTGGATGGCGCGCGCGACGAGGCCCTGGATGCCGGACGTGCGATGCGCGCGCGGGGCGGCTGCCCGGCGGAGCCCATCGCGGAACGGCTCGCGCGGCCGGCCACCGCAGCGTCGGGGCTCCAGGCCGTCACCGGGCTGGGACCGGCGGCGCAGGCGCTGCTCCCCAAGGTGACGCCGTGGCTCAACCAGCCGGACGTCGCGCTGCGCACGCTCGCGGTCGAAGCCGTGACCCACGTGGGCGATGCGTCCGTCGCGCCCGCGCTCCAGAAGCTCTACGAGCAGGAGGTCGCCGGGCTCACGGCGCTGCGCGCGGACTGGATACCGCAGGCGCTGCCCCAGAAGTACGGCACCGCGTTGGATCCATCGGCCCCGAATGCCGCGGCGGCGAAGGGGAAGGACGACGCCCGCTCCACCAAGCACGCGCAGCTCTTCGAGCGGCTCCAGGCGCTGAACGCGGCCCGCGCGAAGGAGGCCGGGCGGGTGGTGGTGCCACCGCGCGTGCCCTCGGAGCTGAGCGACGACGTGGAGCCCGCGAAGTTGCAGCCGCTGGCCACGCTCCTGACCGGACTGGGCGCGCTCAAGGCGCCCGGCGCGCTGGAGATCCTCAAGGGCTACTCGGATGACGCGAGCCCGGTGCTGCGCGCGGCGGCGCTGGTGGGGCTCGCGTACCTGGGGCCGGAGGGCGTGGAGATCGCCCGGACGGCGCTGCTGGAGCCCGACCGTGAGCTCCAGAAGACGCTGGCGCTGGCACTCGCGGAGCAGGGCGAGAGCGGTCAGCTCGCGCTGGTGGCCTCGCTGCCGAAGATGGGCGGCGAGAAGCTGGTGGTCCTGGATGCGCTGTCCCGCGTCGGGGCGCCGCCCGCGTCGGCGTCCGAGGCGTTGCAGGGCGTGGTGAAGGAGGGTGGGGCGGAGGCGGCGCTCGCGGCGCAGCTGTTGGGCAGGATGGGGGCGAAGGACGCGGTGCCCACGCTGCTCAAGGCGCTGGATGACTCCAACAGCGTGGCCCGGCGCGACGTGCTGCTGGCGCTGGGCGCCATTGGCGACGCGAAGTCGGCGGAGGTGGTCGGGCGGGACCTGTTCCACGACCTGCCGGAGATCCGCGCCGCGGCGGCCACGGCGCTGCGCAAGATGAACTCGGGCGCGGAGGCGGAGCCGCTGGACGCGCTCAAGGGCGACTACTTCCGCGAGGTCCGCGTCGCCGCGGGCGCGAACCTGACGAAGGAAGGCACGGCGGCCGGCGGGGCGCAGTGA
- a CDS encoding cyclic nucleotide-binding domain-containing protein, producing MESRALKDKATEAFSKGRFAKAAELYADYCQAEPKDHQSRLRMGDAWAKAGQRDRAVSAYHSAAEGFAREGFLPRAIAASKLILELDPAHQGVQQMLADLYARRGTPATARAKPGDATAPRAPTSLVTHREVPPSPPDAEGGDPKVKRPEPLEAEGAPVDLSDSLPPELTMPTAAVADDGEVVISVEVEAAPRQDAPEAPGANTARGADHAPVSATPPPTSPRPTADARRAPEAFASPSEARPTAAPTEATPPGLSTRVAPPPLASMPELPQVRTPSGRWKALAPPIADTDPSEPKAPAQAAPPGLRPRRTDAPAAVASTASATTEAPPKPPSTATAAGASVVPTTSGAPEPWRASLRVSSFTELEIEADSLLHAVELAAQRGLADHAPEADEQVLELTEEAEPTPGTWDTLPAIPLFSDLPRDAFIQLFERCPLRRFGPGERILAQGSHGHAFYVICEGRVRVFREEDGRQQDLATLEGGAFFGEMALLSGAPRAASVESASDDTQVLEISASVLATLSRSHPPVAKALKKFCRERLLANVMSSSALFRPFNRKDRRGLVERFRARDVSRGDVIIREGDPTDGLYVVLSGEVEVHKGGHVLSRLKEGELFGEISLLQKTPATATVAAARHTTLLRLPREDFDSLISSHPQVLMLVADLSDQRLRRTQHVLDAAGAPLEGDEEDLILV from the coding sequence ATGGAGTCCCGAGCGCTCAAGGACAAGGCGACGGAGGCCTTCAGCAAGGGCCGTTTCGCCAAGGCCGCCGAGCTGTACGCGGACTACTGCCAGGCGGAGCCAAAGGATCACCAGAGCCGCCTGCGCATGGGCGACGCGTGGGCCAAGGCCGGACAGCGTGACCGGGCGGTCTCCGCCTACCACTCCGCCGCGGAGGGTTTCGCGCGGGAAGGATTCCTGCCGCGCGCCATCGCCGCGAGCAAGCTGATCCTCGAGCTGGATCCAGCGCACCAGGGTGTGCAGCAGATGCTCGCGGATCTCTATGCGCGAAGGGGCACGCCCGCCACGGCCAGGGCGAAGCCCGGTGACGCCACGGCCCCGCGCGCCCCCACGAGCCTCGTCACCCACAGAGAAGTCCCTCCCTCGCCGCCAGACGCGGAGGGCGGGGACCCGAAGGTGAAGCGCCCCGAACCTCTCGAGGCGGAAGGGGCGCCCGTCGACCTGTCGGATTCGCTCCCTCCAGAGCTGACCATGCCGACAGCGGCCGTCGCGGATGACGGTGAAGTGGTCATCTCCGTCGAGGTGGAGGCCGCCCCCCGGCAGGATGCCCCCGAGGCTCCGGGCGCGAACACAGCGCGGGGCGCGGACCACGCGCCAGTCAGCGCAACCCCTCCGCCCACGAGCCCACGTCCGACCGCCGACGCCCGACGTGCGCCCGAAGCCTTCGCGAGCCCCAGCGAGGCGAGGCCCACCGCAGCCCCGACCGAAGCCACTCCACCGGGTCTGTCCACCCGCGTGGCGCCGCCGCCCCTCGCCTCGATGCCCGAGCTTCCCCAGGTCCGGACCCCCAGCGGACGATGGAAGGCCCTGGCGCCGCCCATCGCGGACACTGATCCATCTGAGCCCAAGGCCCCCGCCCAGGCCGCGCCCCCGGGCCTGCGCCCGCGCCGTACGGACGCACCCGCGGCGGTTGCCTCCACCGCGTCAGCGACCACCGAAGCGCCGCCCAAGCCCCCAAGCACCGCCACCGCGGCCGGTGCCTCCGTGGTGCCCACGACCTCCGGAGCCCCGGAGCCCTGGCGCGCGTCCCTGCGCGTCTCCAGCTTCACGGAGCTGGAGATCGAAGCGGACTCCCTGCTGCACGCGGTGGAGCTCGCGGCCCAGCGGGGACTCGCGGACCACGCGCCCGAGGCGGACGAGCAGGTCCTCGAGCTGACCGAGGAGGCGGAGCCCACCCCAGGCACCTGGGACACGCTGCCCGCCATCCCGCTCTTCTCCGACCTGCCACGCGACGCGTTCATCCAGCTCTTTGAACGCTGTCCGCTGCGCCGGTTCGGCCCCGGCGAGCGCATCCTCGCGCAGGGCAGTCACGGCCACGCCTTCTACGTCATCTGCGAGGGACGCGTGCGCGTCTTCCGAGAGGAGGACGGCCGCCAGCAGGACCTGGCCACGCTCGAAGGTGGCGCCTTCTTCGGAGAGATGGCGCTGCTGTCCGGCGCCCCGCGCGCCGCGTCCGTGGAGTCCGCGTCCGACGACACCCAGGTGCTGGAGATCTCCGCCTCGGTGCTCGCGACGTTGTCGCGCAGCCACCCGCCCGTGGCGAAGGCCCTCAAGAAGTTCTGCCGCGAACGCCTGCTCGCCAACGTGATGAGCAGCTCCGCGCTGTTCCGCCCCTTCAACCGCAAGGACCGGCGCGGCCTCGTGGAGCGCTTCCGGGCGCGAGATGTCTCACGCGGAGACGTCATCATCCGGGAAGGCGATCCCACCGACGGCCTCTACGTCGTCCTCTCCGGCGAGGTGGAGGTCCACAAGGGCGGGCACGTGCTGTCGCGCCTGAAGGAGGGCGAGCTCTTCGGAGAGATCTCCCTGCTCCAGAAGACGCCCGCCACGGCCACGGTCGCGGCCGCCCGGCACACCACGTTGCTGCGCCTGCCGCGCGAGGACTTCGACTCGCTCATCTCCAGCCACCCGCAGGTCCTGATGCTCGTCGCCGACCTCAGCGACCAGCGCCTGCGTCGCACCCAGCATGTCCTGGACGCCGCGGGCGCCCCCCTGGAAGGCGACGAGGAAGACCTCATCCTCGTCTGA
- a CDS encoding acyl-CoA synthetase family protein, which yields MPFDVKDILRQLEAGFSPEAGAPPWWQESWADPEGFAAALAEAHAGRGVPPPKSRPGQQYDFFHDLVVRHVALERPAFRAYARIQGWQTVGFRALHDLSARRASEWTDQGVAPGAKVCLVHGVGQELLVSLLATLKLGGCFTLLPPTGPRAMATRLEALEPDFIAAEPHQLPILKGHEKRLLKSRGGGAPGFMSHTYKPTDAVGLLFSPLVDPPHTPVPLTAENAWKGALGDGMLTFGLGPGDILAAPDFPVLQHLPALFFATLLRGATYLHLELADLTQNPALLMEQPLRALGVTPRLRDVFLRQRTGSLRNVQHWFRDPEEPYDAQAWRTWVKQCGLQSVPSSNVLIDAAAGGAVLVSSRGVADPHADVHTDVIPVPGRAWALKDANQSGQGAPTDVGVFTLLPDKGRPPGHVVLARIRQRYHYGGTLGFRHDGRAYPAKEVTAALEGLPFLVGTSVVPVSTGGLASHSRFILLAFTGAEPAPSSGEQEIRRRIEMLLDGDFLPDRIEFFPLFPHRKKGAVDDAWCATQYLTGALHRKATDPMFQALTALRGRLLESAGASGDDGPSPAR from the coding sequence ATGCCTTTCGACGTGAAGGACATCCTCCGGCAGTTGGAAGCAGGCTTCTCTCCCGAAGCCGGCGCGCCGCCGTGGTGGCAGGAGAGCTGGGCGGATCCAGAAGGCTTCGCCGCCGCGCTCGCGGAGGCCCACGCGGGCCGGGGCGTTCCGCCACCCAAGAGCCGCCCGGGCCAGCAGTACGACTTCTTCCACGACCTGGTCGTGCGCCACGTCGCCCTGGAGCGCCCCGCGTTCCGCGCGTACGCCCGCATCCAGGGCTGGCAGACCGTGGGCTTCCGCGCCCTGCACGACCTCTCCGCGCGCCGCGCCAGCGAGTGGACGGATCAGGGCGTGGCCCCAGGCGCGAAGGTGTGTCTGGTCCACGGCGTGGGGCAGGAGCTGCTCGTGTCGCTCCTGGCCACGCTGAAGCTGGGCGGCTGCTTCACGCTCCTGCCGCCCACCGGGCCGCGCGCCATGGCCACCCGGCTGGAGGCCTTGGAGCCGGACTTCATCGCCGCGGAGCCCCACCAGTTGCCCATCCTCAAGGGGCACGAGAAGCGCCTGCTCAAGAGCCGGGGTGGGGGAGCGCCCGGCTTCATGTCGCACACGTACAAGCCCACGGACGCGGTGGGGCTCCTCTTCTCTCCGCTGGTGGATCCGCCGCACACGCCCGTGCCCCTCACCGCGGAGAACGCGTGGAAGGGCGCGCTCGGCGACGGGATGCTCACCTTCGGCCTGGGGCCGGGGGACATCCTCGCCGCGCCGGACTTCCCGGTGCTCCAGCACCTGCCGGCCCTCTTCTTCGCCACGCTGCTGCGCGGCGCCACGTACCTGCACCTGGAGCTGGCGGACCTGACGCAGAACCCGGCGCTGCTGATGGAACAGCCGCTGCGCGCGCTGGGGGTGACCCCGCGCCTGCGCGACGTCTTCCTGCGCCAACGCACCGGCTCGCTGCGCAACGTGCAGCACTGGTTCCGCGACCCCGAGGAGCCCTACGACGCCCAGGCGTGGAGGACGTGGGTGAAGCAGTGCGGCCTCCAGTCCGTGCCCTCGTCCAACGTCCTCATCGACGCGGCGGCCGGTGGCGCGGTGCTCGTGTCGTCGCGCGGGGTGGCGGATCCCCACGCGGACGTGCACACGGACGTCATCCCCGTCCCGGGCCGCGCCTGGGCGCTGAAGGATGCCAACCAGAGCGGGCAGGGGGCTCCCACGGACGTGGGCGTCTTCACGCTGCTGCCGGACAAGGGGCGCCCCCCAGGTCACGTCGTGCTCGCGCGGATCCGCCAGCGCTACCACTACGGGGGCACGCTGGGCTTCCGGCACGATGGCCGCGCCTACCCCGCGAAGGAGGTCACCGCCGCGCTGGAGGGACTGCCCTTCCTCGTGGGCACCAGCGTGGTGCCGGTGTCCACCGGTGGGCTGGCCAGCCACTCCCGCTTCATCCTCCTGGCCTTCACCGGCGCCGAGCCTGCTCCCTCGTCCGGCGAGCAGGAGATCCGCCGGCGCATCGAAATGCTCCTGGACGGGGATTTCCTGCCAGACCGCATCGAGTTCTTTCCGCTCTTTCCCCACCGAAAGAAGGGCGCGGTCGACGACGCGTGGTGCGCGACGCAGTACCTGACCGGCGCGCTGCACCGCAAGGCGACGGATCCGATGTTCCAGGCGCTCACCGCCCTGCGGGGACGCTTGTTGGAAAGCGCTGGCGCTTCGGGAGATGATGGCCCGTCGCCAGCGCGGTGA
- a CDS encoding DUF4280 domain-containing protein has product MGVQVVMGAMLQCSFGAAPSSLMVLPVNKVMATTPAANIMDSKPFVNVLPFGMCNTPSNPMVAAATAAALGVLTPMPCIPATAAPWVPGCPKVLIGNMPALESNSKCMCSYGGVIQVVSPGQMVAIDG; this is encoded by the coding sequence ATGGGTGTCCAGGTCGTGATGGGAGCGATGCTCCAGTGCAGCTTCGGGGCAGCCCCCTCGTCGCTGATGGTCCTCCCCGTGAACAAGGTGATGGCCACCACGCCCGCGGCGAACATCATGGACAGCAAGCCGTTCGTGAACGTGCTGCCCTTCGGCATGTGCAACACGCCGTCCAACCCCATGGTGGCGGCGGCCACCGCGGCGGCGCTGGGCGTCCTCACCCCCATGCCCTGCATCCCCGCCACCGCGGCGCCCTGGGTGCCCGGGTGCCCCAAGGTGCTCATCGGCAACATGCCGGCCCTGGAGAGCAACTCGAAGTGCATGTGCAGCTACGGCGGGGTCATCCAGGTCGTCTCCCCTGGGCAGATGGTGGCCATCGATGGGTAA